AAGCGCCAGCGGGCCTGAAGGCCTCTGCGCCGCCCAGCGCCGCCGACGTGCCCAACAACCATCTGGCCTATGCGATCCAATGGTTCGTCTTCGCCGGGGTGGCGGTGATCATCTATATTCTCGCCCTGCGCCGCCGCAACACGCCGTCAAAGCCGCCGCAAGCCGCCTAATCGCTTGCTCCCGCGCGCGCGGGTCGCTACCGCGCTTTCCCATTATGCAATATCAGAGCACCAGGGGGAGCGCGCCCGCGCTCGGTTTCGAAGACGTCACGCTGGCGGGACTCGCGTCCGACGGCGGCCTCTATTTGCCGACCAGCTGGCCCGCCTTCAGCGCGGACCAGATTCGCGCCCTGGCCGGTCTCTCCTATGTCGAAACCGCCGTGCGCGTCATGACGCCCTTCGTCGCGGGATCGCTCACCGAAGACGAACTGCGCGAGCTTTGCACCACCGCCTATGGCCGCTTCAGCCATCAGGCCGTGACCCCGCTGGTCCAGCTCGATCATCAGCACTGGCTGCTCGAACTCTTCCATGGTCCCACACTCGCCTTCAAGGATGTCGCGCTCCAACTGCTCGGCCAGCTGTTCGAACGCTTCCTCTCGCGCCGCGACGATCATCTGACCATCGTCGGCGCGACCTCGGGCGACACCGGTTCCGCCGCGATCGACGCGGTCGCCGGGCGGGCCAAGATCGACATCTTCATGCTCCATCCCGAAGGCCGCGTGTCGGACGTGCAGCGCCGCCAGATGACCACGGTGCGCGCGCCCAATGTCTATAATATCGCGATCGACGGCAGCTTCGACGATGCGCAGGCGCTGGTGAAGGCGATGTTCAACGACGCCGCCTTCAAAAGCCGCTTCAATCTGTCGGCGGTGAACAGCATCAACTGGGCGCGGCTGATGGCGCAGGTCGTCTATTATTTCTACGCCGCCGTCCGCCTGGGCGCGCCCGAACGCGCAGTCGCCTTCTCCGTCCCGACCGGCAATTTCGGGGACGTGTTCGCGGGCTATGTCGCGGCGAAGATGGGCCTGCCCGTCGCCAAGCTGATCGTCGCCACCAACGTCAACGATATCCTGCATCGCGCCCTGTCCGAAGGCGACTATAGCCAGGGTCAGGTGGTCGCCACCGCGACGCCCAGCATGGACATTCAGGTCAGCTCCAACTTCGAACGGCTGCTGTTCGACGCGGGTGGCCGCAATGGCCTGTCGCTCGCCGACCAGATGCGCGGCTTCGAAGCCAGCAAGGCGATGCGCCTCACCAACGCCCAGCGCGAGGGCGCGGCGCACCTCTTCTCCTCCGCCCGCGTCGATGCCGATGGCATGACCATGGCGATGCGCTGGGCCTATGATGGCGCGGGCCAGATTCTCGACCCGCACAGCGCGATCGGCCTCGCCGCCGCGCGGGAAGCGGGCATCGACGCATCGATCCCCGTGGTGACGCTGGCGACCGCACACCCCGCCAAGTTCCGTGATGCCGTGGAACGCGCGACCGGCACCCGCCCGCCGCTCCCGGCGCGCGTGGGCGATCTGTTCGCGCGCGAGGAAAGCTATGCCAAGCTGCCCGGCACGTTCGAAGCGGTCACGGCCTACATCGCCGAACGCGCGAC
This window of the Sphingobium sp. CR2-8 genome carries:
- the thrC gene encoding threonine synthase produces the protein MQYQSTRGSAPALGFEDVTLAGLASDGGLYLPTSWPAFSADQIRALAGLSYVETAVRVMTPFVAGSLTEDELRELCTTAYGRFSHQAVTPLVQLDHQHWLLELFHGPTLAFKDVALQLLGQLFERFLSRRDDHLTIVGATSGDTGSAAIDAVAGRAKIDIFMLHPEGRVSDVQRRQMTTVRAPNVYNIAIDGSFDDAQALVKAMFNDAAFKSRFNLSAVNSINWARLMAQVVYYFYAAVRLGAPERAVAFSVPTGNFGDVFAGYVAAKMGLPVAKLIVATNVNDILHRALSEGDYSQGQVVATATPSMDIQVSSNFERLLFDAGGRNGLSLADQMRGFEASKAMRLTNAQREGAAHLFSSARVDADGMTMAMRWAYDGAGQILDPHSAIGLAAAREAGIDASIPVVTLATAHPAKFRDAVERATGTRPPLPARVGDLFAREESYAKLPGTFEAVTAYIAERATPRA